From one Halosimplex rubrum genomic stretch:
- a CDS encoding Hsp20/alpha crystallin family protein, translating into MRRDDRDDPFDEFFREIERMMNDVMDDARARGAGAGGPAASEPSGADVHLDVYEAEDSLRVVADIPGVDKRDIDLRCDGEVLTLDAGGDAREYHERVRLPARVDEHSASASYNNGILEVTFDRADDSANIDLS; encoded by the coding sequence ATGCGACGCGACGACCGCGACGACCCCTTCGACGAGTTCTTCCGGGAGATAGAGCGGATGATGAACGACGTGATGGACGACGCCCGCGCTCGCGGTGCCGGCGCCGGCGGGCCCGCCGCCTCGGAGCCGTCGGGCGCGGACGTACACCTCGACGTGTACGAGGCCGAGGACTCCCTGCGGGTCGTCGCGGACATCCCCGGCGTCGACAAGCGCGACATCGACCTGCGCTGTGACGGCGAAGTGCTCACCCTCGACGCGGGCGGCGACGCCCGCGAGTACCACGAGCGGGTTCGCCTCCCCGCCCGCGTCGACGAACACTCCGCCTCGGCGTCGTACAACAACGGCATCCTCGAAGTCACGTTCGACCGCGCGGACGACTCCGCGAACATCGACCTGTCCTGA
- a CDS encoding Hvo_1808 family surface protein: MAGLGPESRLRVAVAAVAVLALLAGCTAFESLGGGHPEGDPDSDRIGWENGYWYDDPVNVTSGDGYNATEREAIVARTMARVERIRDLEFNSTVPVDVLSREQYLANRSGGGNGSATHSRWNDQVWESLFIVGERSSFSNSSDETLGQSIQGAYSPGEDAIVLVSDSETPTIDRTTLAHELVHALQDQHFGFGADGETQDQQLANRGVTEGDARYVDALYENRCGSEWACIPKPDAGGGGGSASSDYNRGLFLTIYTPYAAGSQFVDQVRAQSGWDGVNELYDARPESTEQLIHPQLYPDEDPVNVTVADRSNGEWRRFDVDPVADTVGEASIYAMLVHNGAVDPENRYGYDSDPSAGWGGDSVVPYTNGTTGAYVWETAWDSERDAEQFASAYREVLETHDARNPRGNVYVVPDGEFADAFRVVRNGDTVRVVNAPTVDGLRAVHSRSR; this comes from the coding sequence ATGGCAGGGCTCGGACCCGAATCGCGCCTGCGCGTCGCAGTCGCGGCGGTGGCCGTCCTCGCGCTCCTCGCGGGCTGTACCGCCTTCGAGTCGCTGGGCGGCGGTCACCCCGAGGGCGACCCCGACAGCGACCGCATCGGGTGGGAGAACGGCTACTGGTACGACGACCCGGTGAACGTGACCAGCGGCGACGGCTACAACGCCACCGAGCGCGAGGCGATCGTCGCCCGCACGATGGCCCGCGTCGAGCGGATCCGCGACCTGGAGTTCAACTCGACGGTGCCGGTCGACGTGCTCAGTCGCGAGCAGTACCTCGCCAACCGGAGCGGCGGCGGCAACGGGTCGGCGACCCACTCCCGGTGGAACGACCAGGTCTGGGAGTCGCTGTTCATCGTCGGCGAGCGCTCGTCGTTCTCGAACTCCTCCGACGAGACGCTGGGCCAGTCGATCCAGGGCGCCTACTCGCCCGGGGAGGACGCCATCGTCCTCGTCAGCGACTCTGAGACCCCGACCATCGACCGGACGACGCTGGCCCACGAACTCGTCCACGCCCTGCAGGACCAGCACTTCGGCTTCGGGGCCGACGGCGAGACCCAGGACCAGCAACTCGCCAACCGCGGCGTCACCGAGGGCGACGCCCGCTACGTCGACGCCCTCTACGAGAACCGCTGCGGGAGCGAGTGGGCCTGTATCCCCAAGCCCGACGCCGGCGGCGGGGGCGGCTCCGCGAGCAGCGACTACAACCGCGGCCTGTTTCTGACCATCTACACGCCCTACGCGGCGGGCTCGCAGTTCGTCGACCAGGTGCGCGCCCAGAGCGGCTGGGACGGCGTCAACGAGCTCTACGACGCCCGCCCGGAGAGCACCGAACAGCTGATCCATCCCCAGCTGTACCCCGACGAGGACCCCGTGAACGTGACCGTCGCCGACCGCTCGAACGGGGAGTGGCGCCGCTTCGACGTCGACCCCGTCGCCGACACCGTCGGCGAGGCGTCCATCTACGCCATGCTCGTCCACAACGGCGCCGTCGACCCCGAGAACCGCTACGGCTACGACTCTGACCCGTCCGCCGGCTGGGGCGGCGACAGCGTCGTCCCCTACACGAACGGGACGACCGGCGCCTACGTCTGGGAGACCGCCTGGGACTCCGAGCGCGACGCCGAACAGTTCGCGTCGGCCTACCGCGAGGTGCTGGAGACCCACGACGCACGCAACCCGCGCGGGAACGTCTACGTCGTCCCCGACGGCGAGTTCGCCGACGCGTTCCGCGTCGTTCGGAACGGCGACACGGTTCGGGTCGTCAACGCGCCCACCGTCGACGGGCTGCGTGCGGTTCACTCGCGCTCGCGGTAG
- a CDS encoding nicotinate phosphoribosyltransferase: MTDESGFDIVPPEAIAGGRATDAYFDRTVETLEHADRNPRVVAEVTADQFATGEWELLAGVKDAARLFEGRAVDVDALREGRLFDGGPVMRIEGPYLEFCRLETALLGFLSHATGVATGALEARRAAPDSTVLSFGSRHVHPSIGAMVERSAILGGLDGFSNVAAGEVIGREAGGTMPHALVICFGRGGQEAAWQAFDEAVGPDVPRVALVDTYSDEVDESVRAAEAVDALESVRLDTTGSRRGDFEHIIREVRWTLDAEGFDDVGIFVSGGLGPKELHDLREYVEGFGVGSHVSNADPTDFSLDIVEIEGELAAKRGKLTGKKEVYRTADGGHHVRLADADGPDGEALLQPLVRDGEVVRSFDLDAAADRAAEDADAVGFEAPVRDAAE; the protein is encoded by the coding sequence ATGACTGACGAGTCGGGCTTCGACATCGTCCCGCCGGAGGCCATCGCCGGGGGCCGAGCCACGGACGCCTACTTCGACCGGACGGTCGAGACGCTGGAGCACGCCGACCGCAACCCCCGCGTCGTCGCCGAGGTGACCGCCGACCAGTTCGCTACCGGCGAGTGGGAACTGCTCGCGGGCGTGAAAGACGCCGCCCGGCTCTTCGAGGGGCGGGCCGTCGACGTGGACGCGTTGCGGGAGGGGCGGCTGTTCGACGGCGGCCCCGTGATGCGCATCGAGGGACCGTATCTGGAGTTCTGCCGGCTCGAAACCGCGCTGCTGGGGTTCCTCTCGCACGCGACGGGCGTCGCGACCGGGGCGCTCGAAGCGCGACGGGCCGCGCCGGACTCGACGGTGTTGAGTTTCGGGTCGCGCCACGTCCACCCCTCCATCGGCGCGATGGTCGAGCGCTCGGCGATTCTGGGCGGGCTCGACGGCTTCTCGAACGTCGCCGCCGGGGAGGTGATCGGCCGCGAGGCCGGCGGGACGATGCCCCACGCGCTGGTCATCTGCTTCGGTCGCGGCGGGCAGGAGGCGGCCTGGCAGGCGTTCGACGAGGCGGTCGGCCCCGACGTGCCCCGCGTCGCCCTGGTCGACACCTACAGCGACGAGGTCGACGAGTCGGTGCGGGCCGCCGAGGCCGTCGACGCCCTGGAATCGGTGCGGCTCGACACCACCGGGTCCCGGCGCGGCGACTTCGAACACATCATCAGGGAGGTGCGCTGGACGCTCGACGCCGAGGGGTTCGACGACGTGGGCATCTTCGTCAGCGGCGGGCTCGGTCCGAAAGAACTGCACGACCTCCGGGAGTACGTCGAGGGGTTCGGCGTGGGGAGCCACGTCAGCAACGCCGACCCGACGGACTTCTCCCTGGATATCGTCGAAATCGAGGGCGAGCTCGCGGCCAAGCGCGGCAAGCTCACCGGGAAGAAGGAGGTGTACCGCACGGCGGACGGCGGCCACCACGTCCGGCTCGCCGACGCCGACGGCCCCGACGGCGAGGCGCTGCTCCAGCCGCTCGTCCGCGACGGCGAGGTGGTCCGCTCGTTCGACCTCGACGCCGCCGCGGACCGCGCTGCCGAGGACGCCGACGCCGTCGGCTTCGAGGCGCCGGTCCGCGACGCCGCAGAGTGA